ATCGTTGAAAACTCATGTTGTGCTCCATCAATTTGAACTGCTGTGACAGCAGCGCCTGGAAGTGAGGATAGTAGGATACGACGCAAGGAGTTTCCTAGAGTAGTACCATATCCACGTTCAAGCGGTTCGACGACGAATTTGCCAAATTTGGCATCATCGCTGATCTCTACTGTTTCTATTTTTGGTTTTTCAATCTCGATCATTCAACAAAACCCTCCTTAAAAACGTCGAAACCCCGGCTAGACATAACGGTCTAACCGAAATTCCCCAAATAGGCAGTTGGCGTTTCTGCACTACCCGTAAATCTTTCGTATTGTCTGCCGTTCATCGATGCTGATTGTTGGATGATAAAAAAGAATACACTTTATTAACGCTCCATACTTTTAGCTATCATAACCCATTATAGACAGGGTGACAAATTATATACGGTATAATTGATAGAATTATACGCGACGACGTTTTGGTGGGCGACAACCATTGTGAGGAACCGGGGTTACGTCACGAATAGCCGTTACTTCTAAACCTACTGCTTGCAAGGAACGAATTGCTGCTTCACGACCAGCACCAGGACCCTTAACAGTTACTTCTAGTGTTTTCATGCCATTTTCTACAGCTGCGTTTGCTGCTGTTTCAGCTGCCATTTGAGCTGCAAATGGTGTAGATTTACGAGAGCCTCTAAATCCTAGTGCCCCAGCTGAGCTCCAGCTTATAGCATTCCCTTTCACATCCGTAATCGTAACAATTGTGTTGTTAAACGTAGAACGAATATGTGCTACACCAGTAT
This Virgibacillus phasianinus DNA region includes the following protein-coding sequences:
- the rpsK gene encoding 30S ribosomal protein S11; this translates as MVRKTNTRKRRVKKNIDTGVAHIRSTFNNTIVTITDVKGNAISWSSAGALGFRGSRKSTPFAAQMAAETAANAAVENGMKTLEVTVKGPGAGREAAIRSLQAVGLEVTAIRDVTPVPHNGCRPPKRRRV